Proteins encoded within one genomic window of Thioploca ingrica:
- a CDS encoding signal peptide protein: MFAKSTRTNGYILHILIPELFPYHTLATPSLRLDSLEKLLSRAYSEDWAHSGWMASLFALFELPVNQPLPIAPLTRLGDANDSGNHIWLRADPVHLQAYRDQVLLFDTRSGFTLTLAEAQTLINEINPLYEEMGLQFSAPTPTRWYVALPQFPKLTTCPLPEVIGKNIQPYLPSGQDKTDWWKILNEIQMSLHQSPVNIEREARGELSINSVWFWGLGQLPNAPLPVRWSHVWTDEPLTRGLARLAQVPHSAVPANGKKWLAHLIPGEHLLTLFSPQDKIAQWATWLTELETEWFAPLFEAIKRRQFDAIILYPGQDQAFILTPAHARHYWWRRQRHWQSFISN; the protein is encoded by the coding sequence ATGTTTGCTAAATCGACTCGCACTAATGGTTACATTTTACATATTTTAATACCGGAATTATTTCCTTATCACACCCTCGCTACGCCATCGCTACGTCTCGATAGCTTAGAAAAATTATTATCGCGAGCTTATTCGGAAGATTGGGCCCATTCGGGTTGGATGGCGAGTCTCTTTGCCCTGTTTGAACTCCCGGTTAACCAACCGTTACCGATTGCACCACTCACTCGTTTAGGTGATGCCAATGACAGTGGTAATCACATTTGGTTACGAGCGGATCCCGTTCATTTGCAGGCTTATCGTGATCAGGTATTATTGTTTGACACGCGCTCCGGATTCACGCTTACCTTAGCTGAAGCACAAACTTTAATCAATGAAATCAACCCACTCTATGAAGAAATGGGATTACAGTTTTCCGCACCAACTCCAACGCGTTGGTATGTTGCTTTACCGCAATTCCCCAAATTAACCACTTGCCCTTTACCCGAAGTGATCGGTAAGAATATTCAACCCTACCTACCCAGCGGTCAAGATAAAACCGATTGGTGGAAAATACTCAATGAGATCCAAATGAGCTTACATCAAAGTCCGGTCAACATTGAACGTGAAGCACGCGGTGAATTAAGTATTAACAGCGTTTGGTTTTGGGGATTAGGGCAATTACCAAACGCACCACTGCCAGTTCGGTGGTCGCATGTCTGGACCGATGAACCCTTAACCCGCGGTTTAGCTCGCTTAGCTCAAGTTCCCCACTCTGCAGTTCCGGCTAATGGTAAAAAATGGTTAGCGCATTTGATACCCGGAGAACATTTACTGACACTATTTTCGCCTCAAGATAAAATTGCGCAATGGGCTACTTGGCTTACCGAACTAGAAACAGAATGGTTTGCACCGCTATTTGAAGCCATAAAGAGACGTCAATTTGATGCCATTATTCTCTATCCGGGTCAAGATCAAGCTTTTATCCTAACTCCCGCCCATGCACGCCATTATTGGTGGCGACGCCAGCGGCATTGGCAAAGTTTTATCTCCAATTAA